A part of Myxococcus landrumus genomic DNA contains:
- a CDS encoding beta-ketoacyl synthase N-terminal-like domain-containing protein, protein MSPVRFRPVAIVGMGCVFPKSNSVEAFWSRVTQGGSALGVLNEREFRPDWYFDAARTTPDRTHCRHGALVDELVLDAWKYLIPPKVLRDMHRMQIAFIDATSQALDDARSGMLGVSPERVGLVMGSSGGGLRPGCRVHTRLVDMLRSLSLSETLASRHPGMAAELAEALTSQLQAELSGTSETEATASFSSIWAGRVAKLFDLRGAHFTVDAGHASSLAAIQSASQQLNSGDCDAVVAAGCSQLLTPHDLVAFSKHGGLGTSSELAPFDPRSSGTLLGEGVGVFVLRRLEDAVASGAKVYAVIRGIGVASDGASPSLLAPSTKGQLRAMREAYAHAGYGPRDVQYVECHGSGIPEEDATELESLRSLWSEQDGASRVVLGAVKELTGHLQAASGAAGLLKTSLSLFHKTLPPRHSAESQDLRTAPFQCSKELLPWPAIEEGARRASVSAFGLGGLNYHLTLEEFSKATHARLAATLRPPRPPEPIAIVGLGGVFPGASDVGQLWNNLLEKRSAIGAIPPERAETSRYLDPTRKSKTRPYTNLAGFVVDGSWPQDRVRVPTEVAAQTDRGQSWTMRAALQALDDAGHSPGSVDPRRIGVAMGYMPPLEREFLTQARVYYAEFDGRLAAQLRKRGVDEAQARRIRDEVEAEYKRELPAITEQTLPGYLGSIAAARVAHHLDFQGPAMMVESACASSLAAVDIAANFLQTRECDLVLAGGMYATLGVDAMTQWCSFGGLSQNGSFPFDARADGYVTSEGAAMLALKRLSDAEAAGDRIYAVIRAVSGATDPKSASIWAPSSEGQAQAVRGAVAKAGVTPEDIQYLEGHGTGTPVGDPVEVETYRAVFGRGREGRQVLLGSIKSNLGHLNSGAGAASLLKVALALHHGKVPPNATFATPNPAIPWHELPFRVPTTPERWEPREHGVRRAGVTSLGLGGTSFHAVVEEHVPAASVLSLHGMARSEVLSKVEHLLRERRRAPKVPEDERAPCRFAVALPSGAAARRALTKARAVLAGASESVMQEQGFFFYDARDSRRLHQQKVAWVFPSRGASQANNLQALAARYPEALATLEEAASAFEEVTGQPLRDTSGEKGLASDVAEVVSGVAYYRLMRARGLRVDILLGEGTGEYSALVASGMLSLKDAVRALSLRSRGQPHTSPVPTLPGASALQILRAGLVRLAWGSPQVAVLSAVHGRYYEASLQEGFLARHLALLDAQPTRFQQHVRRLYDDGVRVFLEAGSGEALAACLDSMPGISEQVVHARHPAGASEVERFQRLWAFSDVHRLLPSAERS, encoded by the coding sequence ATGAGCCCGGTGCGCTTCCGTCCTGTCGCCATCGTGGGCATGGGGTGTGTCTTCCCCAAGTCGAACAGCGTGGAGGCGTTCTGGTCGCGCGTCACGCAGGGCGGCTCTGCCCTGGGCGTGCTGAACGAGCGGGAGTTCCGCCCGGATTGGTACTTCGACGCCGCGCGCACCACTCCCGACCGCACGCATTGCCGACACGGCGCGCTCGTGGACGAGCTGGTGCTGGACGCGTGGAAGTACCTCATCCCGCCCAAGGTCCTGCGGGACATGCATCGGATGCAGATTGCGTTCATCGACGCCACCTCGCAGGCGCTCGATGACGCCCGGAGCGGCATGCTCGGCGTGTCGCCGGAGCGGGTCGGCCTGGTGATGGGCTCCTCGGGGGGAGGACTGCGCCCGGGATGCCGGGTCCATACGCGACTCGTGGACATGCTGCGCTCGTTGTCCCTGTCGGAGACGTTGGCTTCGCGTCATCCGGGAATGGCGGCGGAGCTGGCGGAGGCGCTCACGTCGCAGCTCCAGGCGGAGCTGTCGGGAACGAGCGAGACGGAGGCCACGGCCTCCTTCAGCAGCATCTGGGCGGGACGGGTCGCGAAGCTCTTCGACTTGCGAGGGGCACACTTCACGGTGGACGCGGGACATGCGTCCTCGCTCGCGGCCATCCAGAGCGCCAGCCAGCAGCTCAACTCCGGAGATTGTGACGCGGTGGTGGCGGCGGGTTGCAGCCAGTTGCTGACGCCGCATGACCTGGTCGCGTTCAGCAAGCATGGAGGCTTGGGGACGTCGTCCGAGCTGGCGCCGTTCGACCCGCGTTCGAGCGGCACGCTCCTGGGGGAAGGGGTCGGGGTGTTCGTCCTGCGCCGCCTGGAGGACGCGGTGGCTTCGGGCGCGAAGGTCTACGCGGTCATCCGAGGCATCGGCGTAGCGTCCGACGGCGCGAGCCCCTCTCTCCTGGCGCCCAGCACGAAGGGCCAGCTCCGGGCCATGCGCGAGGCGTATGCACATGCGGGCTACGGGCCTCGTGACGTGCAGTACGTGGAGTGCCATGGCTCGGGGATACCGGAGGAGGACGCGACGGAGCTCGAGAGCCTGCGCTCGCTCTGGTCCGAACAGGACGGTGCGTCGCGCGTGGTGCTGGGCGCGGTGAAGGAGCTGACGGGGCATCTCCAGGCGGCCTCGGGAGCCGCGGGGCTGTTGAAGACCTCCCTGTCGCTCTTCCACAAGACGCTTCCGCCGCGACACAGCGCGGAGAGCCAGGACCTGCGCACCGCGCCGTTCCAATGCTCGAAGGAGCTGCTGCCGTGGCCCGCGATCGAGGAGGGCGCTCGACGGGCCTCGGTCAGCGCCTTCGGGCTGGGGGGGCTGAACTATCACCTGACGCTCGAGGAGTTCTCCAAGGCCACGCACGCGCGACTCGCGGCCACGTTGCGGCCACCGCGTCCCCCCGAGCCCATCGCCATCGTGGGACTGGGCGGTGTCTTTCCGGGCGCGAGTGATGTCGGGCAGCTCTGGAACAACCTGTTGGAGAAGCGCAGCGCCATCGGCGCCATTCCTCCGGAGCGGGCGGAGACCTCTCGCTACCTGGACCCGACGCGCAAGAGCAAGACCCGGCCGTACACCAACCTCGCGGGCTTCGTCGTCGATGGGAGCTGGCCTCAGGACCGCGTCCGCGTCCCCACCGAGGTCGCGGCGCAAACAGACCGCGGGCAGAGCTGGACGATGCGAGCCGCGTTGCAGGCGCTCGACGATGCCGGGCACTCACCAGGGAGCGTGGACCCGCGGCGAATCGGCGTCGCGATGGGCTACATGCCGCCGCTGGAGCGCGAGTTCTTGACGCAGGCGCGCGTGTACTACGCCGAGTTCGACGGACGGCTCGCGGCGCAACTGCGCAAGCGGGGCGTCGACGAAGCCCAGGCGCGGCGCATCCGCGACGAAGTGGAGGCGGAGTACAAGCGAGAGCTGCCTGCCATCACCGAGCAGACGCTGCCGGGCTATCTGGGCAGCATCGCGGCGGCGCGTGTCGCCCATCACCTCGACTTCCAGGGGCCGGCGATGATGGTGGAGTCCGCGTGTGCTTCCAGCCTGGCGGCCGTGGATATCGCCGCCAACTTCCTGCAGACGCGCGAGTGTGACCTGGTGCTCGCGGGTGGCATGTACGCGACGCTGGGCGTGGACGCGATGACGCAGTGGTGCTCGTTCGGAGGGTTGTCGCAGAACGGCTCCTTCCCATTCGATGCGCGAGCGGATGGCTACGTGACGAGCGAAGGCGCGGCCATGCTCGCGCTGAAGCGCCTCTCGGATGCGGAGGCGGCGGGTGACCGCATCTACGCGGTGATTCGCGCGGTCTCCGGCGCGACGGACCCGAAGAGTGCTTCCATCTGGGCGCCGTCCTCGGAGGGCCAGGCCCAGGCGGTGCGCGGGGCCGTGGCGAAGGCCGGCGTCACTCCGGAGGACATCCAGTACCTGGAGGGGCACGGCACGGGAACCCCGGTGGGAGACCCTGTCGAGGTGGAGACGTATCGCGCGGTGTTCGGGCGCGGCCGGGAAGGAAGACAGGTCCTCCTGGGCTCCATCAAATCGAACCTGGGACACCTGAACTCGGGAGCGGGGGCCGCGTCGCTGCTGAAGGTCGCGCTCGCGCTGCACCACGGGAAGGTTCCTCCCAATGCGACCTTCGCGACGCCCAACCCGGCCATTCCCTGGCACGAGCTGCCCTTTCGGGTGCCCACGACGCCCGAGCGCTGGGAGCCTCGCGAGCACGGCGTCCGCCGCGCGGGAGTTACCTCCCTGGGTTTGGGGGGCACGAGCTTCCACGCGGTCGTGGAGGAGCATGTGCCAGCGGCCTCCGTGCTGAGCCTCCATGGGATGGCGCGAAGCGAGGTGCTCTCGAAGGTGGAGCATCTGCTGCGGGAGCGTCGCCGCGCGCCGAAGGTTCCCGAGGATGAGCGGGCACCTTGCCGCTTCGCCGTGGCGCTTCCTTCGGGAGCGGCTGCCCGGCGGGCGCTGACGAAGGCGCGAGCTGTGTTGGCCGGAGCCTCCGAGTCGGTGATGCAAGAGCAGGGGTTCTTCTTCTACGACGCCCGGGATTCGCGCCGGCTGCATCAGCAGAAAGTGGCCTGGGTCTTCCCGAGTCGAGGCGCGTCCCAGGCGAACAACCTCCAGGCGCTCGCGGCGCGGTATCCCGAGGCGCTCGCGACGCTCGAAGAGGCGGCATCGGCCTTCGAGGAGGTCACGGGCCAGCCGTTGCGAGACACGTCGGGAGAGAAGGGCCTCGCGAGCGACGTGGCCGAGGTCGTGTCTGGCGTCGCGTACTACCGGCTGATGCGCGCCCGTGGCCTGCGTGTCGACATCCTGTTGGGCGAGGGGACCGGGGAGTACAGCGCTCTCGTCGCGAGTGGGATGCTCTCGCTGAAGGACGCGGTGCGGGCGTTGTCCCTGCGGTCTCGGGGGCAGCCCCACACCAGCCCGGTTCCCACGCTTCCCGGCGCGAGCGCGCTGCAAATCCTCAGGGCGGGGCTGGTGAGGCTCGCCTGGGGTTCCCCCCAGGTGGCGGTCCTGTCGGCGGTGCATGGCCGCTACTACGAGGCTTCGCTCCAGGAGGGCTTCCTCGCGCGCCACCTTGCCTTGCTCGACGCGCAGCCCACCCGGTTCCAACAGCATGTGCGCCGCCTCTATGACGACGGCGTGCGCGTGTTCCTCGAGGCGGGCTCCGGCGAGGCCCTGGCCGCATGTCTCGACTCCATGCCGGGCATCTCCGAGCAGGTGGTTCATGCCCGGCATCCCGCTGGAGCGAGCGAGGTCGAGCGCTTCCAGCGCTTGTGGGCCTTCAGTGACGTTCACCGGTTGCTGCCATCCGCCGAGCGCTCTTGA
- a CDS encoding polyketide synthase family protein, whose translation MTTETQSATRTSTPIAIIGASCLVAGAETPEQLWRYITEGTPRFAQVPSSRFRWESFYSQDSSDTEKGEVWRASFFNDLELPWREYKVGPKMLDELHRCELYTVEAIRRALSDARLLERPFPRERTAVIMGGSEMGYDPRVIHPFLWHRPKLTAAVEAAVEGSGLPEEARRRILEAAERAFHEVCHREFTRGNVSGMSLSLGRACSLFDLKGPHFVVNSACSSVLSALECAVNGLTLGDYDVALVGGTSPYLTPAPFVTFERMRLLTRDAQPRPFDADANGTLLGEGTGFFVLRRLEDALKQGDSILGVIRGISGANDGRRGALISPPLDAQVRAAQRAYELAGYSPETVQYLECHANGVEFLETSEITAMQKVFSSHAPRSLTIGSTKNMVGYLLSASTMPGIVRTLMALKHQTLPAQAHVRQPREELRAQGSPFQLRTEPAPWKAPADGTPRRAGVNSLAMGGQAYHLTLEEFVPEYHARLVSRLGPAPKREPVAVVSYGVLAPGAMDSDTFYENVLAKKNHIIRVPKDRFDIDRYLGPEGEMGKIYCPLGGFIEGFQFDEKSFLIPPTLAAQLDRSHLFALTAAAEALRKTTAPQKAPLRTSVFMADMPGRLRERQVELRITYVEMDTLFRKVLQEHGLASDTVDQLARAAEGSFKARMAPMTPYTHAGYAGSSEATLIAHVYGFKGATGIFESTCASSLAAIEAGVENLQLGLADVVLAGGAFSDLEPDLYAINCTFRGVSGSGSRPFDAEASGFIPGEGAGVVVLKRLKDAERDGDTILGVIKGVGSSSDGKGKSLLAPNPVGQELAVRRAMERAEVAPTSIQYIECHGTATPVGDFTEISTYSQVMRGLAPRSVGIGSVKSMIGHLHSAAGVINLIKVLKSLEHRVLPPQINFERPNPDIAWDTLPFEVITEAKPWAAPAGGGPRRAGLSAFGMGGTNYHVVVEEYVGRGDDVALNPASFPMVGSVLERTEDSLTVVRELSLETDRYLREHRVNDVAVLPGTFGVELMAEVALLLRPGLEVTGFEGVRFHQAAKVWEGRATRLVVTARAGKVDPTGRVGVALQVDMELKPRADLPPVRRKLHTGTVLLDARRGLREEVVRVEPATAALCSTEGRQDFRSLYNRGEGVHLGPRMQGCRHLRVLSPTQQAAWVMQEQLEDLFSFTTAPRFLVGPMALDAIHHAAGMTAYYSLESLVLPEGVDRMRLYAPLPVGEEIAVHSTYLGAHEGIARVRAVAFHPRTRQVFVELDGLRLSVLGHLGPVLKHIIDGRLNGMQGRA comes from the coding sequence ATGACGACGGAAACCCAGTCAGCGACCCGAACGTCCACGCCCATCGCCATCATCGGGGCCTCATGCCTGGTGGCGGGCGCCGAAACGCCAGAGCAGCTCTGGCGCTACATCACGGAAGGGACGCCTCGCTTCGCGCAGGTGCCTTCGTCGCGCTTCCGGTGGGAGAGCTTCTACAGCCAGGACTCCTCCGACACGGAGAAGGGCGAGGTGTGGCGGGCGTCGTTCTTCAACGACCTGGAGCTGCCCTGGCGTGAGTACAAGGTCGGGCCGAAGATGCTCGATGAGCTCCACCGCTGCGAGCTGTACACGGTGGAGGCGATTCGCCGGGCCCTCTCGGACGCGCGCCTGCTGGAGCGCCCGTTTCCCCGTGAGCGCACCGCCGTCATCATGGGTGGCTCGGAGATGGGCTACGACCCGCGCGTCATCCATCCCTTCCTCTGGCACCGCCCCAAGCTGACGGCGGCGGTCGAGGCCGCGGTCGAGGGCTCGGGTCTCCCCGAGGAGGCCCGGCGCCGCATCCTGGAGGCCGCGGAGCGCGCGTTCCACGAGGTCTGCCACCGCGAGTTCACGCGCGGCAATGTCTCCGGCATGAGCCTGTCCCTGGGGCGGGCCTGCTCCTTGTTCGACCTGAAGGGGCCACACTTCGTCGTGAACTCGGCGTGCTCCTCCGTGCTCTCCGCGCTGGAGTGCGCGGTCAACGGGCTCACGCTGGGGGACTACGACGTCGCGCTGGTGGGCGGCACCAGCCCCTACCTGACGCCCGCGCCCTTCGTCACCTTCGAGCGGATGCGGCTGCTGACGCGCGATGCCCAACCGCGTCCCTTCGACGCCGACGCGAACGGAACCCTCCTGGGAGAGGGCACGGGCTTCTTCGTGTTGCGGCGCCTGGAGGATGCGCTGAAGCAGGGCGACTCCATCCTTGGCGTCATCCGAGGCATCAGCGGCGCGAACGACGGACGCCGAGGCGCGTTGATCAGCCCGCCCCTGGATGCCCAGGTCCGGGCGGCACAGCGCGCGTACGAGCTCGCGGGGTACTCCCCCGAAACGGTGCAGTACCTGGAGTGCCACGCCAACGGGGTGGAGTTCCTCGAGACGTCCGAAATCACGGCGATGCAGAAGGTGTTCTCGAGCCATGCGCCTCGAAGCCTGACCATCGGCTCGACGAAGAACATGGTGGGCTATCTGCTGTCGGCGTCGACGATGCCGGGGATTGTGCGCACGCTGATGGCCCTGAAGCACCAGACCCTTCCGGCCCAGGCGCATGTGCGCCAGCCGCGCGAGGAGCTGCGCGCGCAAGGCTCGCCCTTCCAGCTCCGCACCGAGCCCGCGCCGTGGAAGGCCCCGGCGGATGGAACGCCTCGCCGCGCGGGGGTGAACTCGCTGGCGATGGGGGGACAGGCCTACCACCTCACGCTGGAGGAGTTCGTCCCGGAGTACCACGCGCGCCTGGTCTCGCGGCTGGGGCCCGCCCCGAAGCGAGAACCCGTCGCGGTCGTGTCCTACGGCGTCCTGGCCCCTGGCGCGATGGACAGCGACACGTTCTACGAGAACGTGCTCGCGAAGAAGAACCACATCATCCGGGTGCCCAAGGACCGCTTCGACATCGACCGGTACCTCGGCCCCGAGGGGGAGATGGGGAAGATCTACTGCCCGCTCGGCGGGTTCATCGAGGGCTTCCAGTTCGATGAGAAGTCCTTCCTGATTCCCCCGACACTGGCGGCCCAGTTGGACCGCTCGCATCTCTTCGCGCTGACGGCCGCCGCGGAGGCGCTGCGCAAGACGACCGCGCCGCAGAAGGCCCCGCTGCGAACGTCCGTCTTCATGGCGGACATGCCTGGGCGTCTGCGCGAGCGGCAGGTCGAGCTGCGCATCACGTATGTCGAGATGGACACGCTCTTCCGGAAGGTGCTCCAGGAGCACGGGCTCGCGTCTGACACAGTCGACCAGCTCGCCCGCGCGGCCGAGGGGAGCTTCAAGGCGCGCATGGCGCCCATGACGCCCTATACCCATGCGGGATACGCGGGCAGCTCGGAGGCCACGCTCATCGCCCATGTGTATGGCTTCAAGGGTGCCACGGGCATCTTCGAGAGCACTTGTGCCTCGTCGCTCGCGGCCATCGAAGCGGGCGTCGAGAACCTCCAGCTCGGGCTCGCGGATGTGGTGCTGGCGGGGGGCGCCTTCTCGGACCTGGAGCCCGACCTGTATGCCATCAACTGCACGTTCCGAGGGGTGAGCGGCTCGGGGAGTCGTCCCTTCGATGCGGAGGCTTCTGGGTTCATCCCTGGCGAGGGCGCGGGCGTGGTGGTGCTCAAGCGCCTGAAGGATGCGGAGCGGGATGGCGACACGATTCTGGGTGTCATCAAGGGCGTCGGGTCGTCGAGCGACGGAAAGGGCAAGTCGCTGCTCGCGCCCAACCCGGTGGGACAGGAGCTGGCGGTTCGTCGCGCCATGGAGCGCGCGGAGGTCGCACCCACGTCCATCCAGTACATCGAGTGTCACGGCACGGCGACGCCGGTGGGCGACTTCACGGAGATCTCCACCTACTCGCAGGTCATGCGCGGGCTCGCACCGCGCTCGGTGGGCATCGGCTCGGTGAAGTCGATGATTGGCCACCTGCACTCGGCGGCGGGAGTCATCAACCTCATCAAGGTCTTGAAGAGCCTGGAGCACCGCGTGCTTCCGCCGCAGATCAACTTCGAGCGCCCGAACCCGGACATCGCCTGGGACACCCTGCCATTCGAGGTCATCACGGAGGCGAAGCCCTGGGCCGCACCCGCCGGAGGAGGCCCTCGCAGGGCGGGCCTCAGCGCGTTTGGCATGGGCGGCACCAACTACCACGTGGTGGTGGAGGAGTACGTCGGGCGCGGAGACGACGTTGCTCTGAATCCCGCGTCCTTCCCCATGGTGGGCTCGGTGTTGGAGCGCACGGAGGACTCGCTGACAGTGGTGCGGGAGCTGAGCCTCGAGACGGACCGCTACCTGCGTGAGCACCGGGTCAATGATGTCGCGGTGCTCCCGGGCACCTTTGGCGTGGAGCTGATGGCGGAGGTGGCGCTGTTGCTGCGCCCTGGACTCGAGGTGACGGGGTTCGAAGGGGTGCGCTTCCACCAGGCGGCCAAGGTCTGGGAAGGGAGGGCCACGCGCCTGGTCGTCACCGCGAGGGCGGGGAAGGTGGACCCGACGGGACGCGTGGGTGTCGCGCTCCAGGTGGACATGGAGCTGAAGCCCCGCGCGGACCTGCCGCCCGTTCGCCGCAAGCTCCACACTGGGACGGTGCTCCTCGATGCGCGACGGGGGCTTCGCGAGGAGGTCGTGAGGGTGGAACCCGCGACGGCGGCGCTCTGCTCGACCGAGGGTCGCCAGGACTTCCGGTCGCTCTACAACCGGGGAGAAGGCGTCCATCTCGGACCGCGGATGCAGGGCTGCCGTCATCTGCGCGTGTTGTCACCCACGCAGCAGGCCGCGTGGGTGATGCAGGAGCAACTGGAGGACCTGTTCTCCTTCACCACCGCCCCTCGCTTCCTCGTGGGACCGATGGCGCTGGATGCCATCCATCACGCCGCGGGAATGACCGCGTACTACTCGCTCGAGTCGCTGGTCCTCCCCGAGGGCGTGGACCGCATGCGGCTGTATGCGCCACTGCCCGTGGGCGAGGAAATCGCTGTCCACAGCACCTATCTGGGCGCGCATGAGGGCATCGCGCGCGTTCGTGCCGTGGCCTTCCATCCACGGACTCGTCAGGTGTTCGTCGAGCTCGACGGGCTCCGGTTGAGCGTGCTGGGCCACCTGGGGCCCGTGCTCAAGCACATCATCGATGGACGCCTGAACGGAATGCAGGGGCGGGCGTAG